The Deltaproteobacteria bacterium genomic interval TCGCCTCGCGCTGCTCGCGGCCGACGGGGCCGATGGTCTTCCATTCGGCCTGCAGCTTCTTGAGCTCGGACGCGGTCGCATCCCAGTCCGTCGATGCCGCCAGCTGTTCGGCGCGCTCGCACAGGGCCTCCCGGCGCGCCAGGTTCTCCCCCCATTCCTTCTTCTGGGAGCTGAGCGCGCCGCGGCGACCGGTGAAGAAGGTGTTGCACGCGGCGCGAAAACGCCGCGCCAGCTCGCGGCCGGCCTCGCGCGGCGCCGGTCCGGTGTCCTCCCAGGCTTTCTGCAGCTCCCGGAGCCGCGCGGCGGTCCTCGCCCAGTCGGTCGAGTCGGCGAGCGCTTCCGCCTGCTCGACGAGCGTCGCTTGGGCGGCGAGGTTCGCGCTGCGCTCCTGACGCAGCGCCGCGTAGTAGACCTCGCAGCGGCTCCGGATGAAGTCGGTCGCCGCCTTGAAGCGCTCCCACAACCGCCGCCCGACGTGATGCGGGACGGCCGCCACTTCCTGCCATCGGAGGTGGAGCTCACGCAGGGCCTTCGCCGTCGCCGCCAGGTCGCTCGCCGTGCCGGCTTCTTCCTCGGCTTTCAGCGACGCGACGATGGCGTCCGCCATCGCGATGAGCTCTTCCTGCTGCTGGACGTTGGCGAATCGTCGCCAGTCGTCCATGTCGCGCAGCTCCTGCACGCGAGGCGTCACCTGCTCCTGCACCGCACGCAGGGTCGCCACGACCTCGCGCGTCTCCTTCGTCGTGCGCGCGCCGATCTCCCCGATCGCGGCGGCGAGATCGCGGAGCAGTCGTTCGCCTTCTCGCAGGGTGACGGTGTCCGCCGCGGCCGCACGCTTACCGCGCTCGGCCAACCGCACGAGCTTCTCCACCCGATCCTGTGTCGCCTTGGCGGCCGCTTCGCGTGCGGCCGCCTCGTGGGCCTCGAAGGCAGCCGCCACGATCGCCAGGCGATCCGCCAGGTCGGAGACCGGTTGCGCCGCGTCGTTCAGCCTCGCGACCAGCGCGCGCGCCGCGCGGGAAAGGGTCCGCCATCGCGCGACCGCCGTCGGATCGACCTCGCCGGAGAGGCCTTCCGCCTCCACGACCAGGGCGTCGAGCGCGTCGCGATCCTCCCGGAAGGCGACGGCCCGGGCGTGCCCTCGACGGCGGGCGGCGAGCGTCGCCGCGAATCGCGCGGCCAGCTCGGCACCCTCGACTTCGTATTCGACGAGAGGCGCGAGCGCGGCCCATTCGGCTTCGAGCGCATCCAGTCGTTCGCGAAGGTCGTCGCCTTCCATGATCTCGACGGTCCGACAGAGCGCCTCGCGGCTCGCCAGCGCCTCCTCGCGTCGACGTCGCTCGGCGCAGGCCGCCTCGATCTCGCCGCGACGCTGCATGATCCGCGCGCGCGCCGCGTCGGCGCCGGCGGCGAATCGCCGCGCGACCGCCGCGTCCGTGCTCG includes:
- a CDS encoding DUF349 domain-containing protein — encoded protein: STDAAVARRFAAGADAARARIMQRRGEIEAACAERRRREEALASREALCRTVEIMEGDDLRERLDALEAEWAALAPLVEYEVEGAELAARFAATLAARRRGHARAVAFREDRDALDALVVEAEGLSGEVDPTAVARWRTLSRAARALVARLNDAAQPVSDLADRLAIVAAAFEAHEAAAREAAAKATQDRVEKLVRLAERGKRAAAADTVTLREGERLLRDLAAAIGEIGARTTKETREVVATLRAVQEQVTPRVQELRDMDDWRRFANVQQQEELIAMADAIVASLKAEEEAGTASDLAATAKALRELHLRWQEVAAVPHHVGRRLWERFKAATDFIRSRCEVYYAALRQERSANLAAQATLVEQAEALADSTDWARTAARLRELQKAWEDTGPAPREAGRELARRFRAACNTFFTGRRGALSSQKKEWGENLARREALCERAEQLAASTDWDATASELKKLQAEWKTIGPVGREQREAIWNRFRSAADAFFARYHDRHTIAAAEKVAEHAALVAALEDLAGLEEVPDDLAARVQSLRTGLSNLPRVEGAEMQALHERWRIALAALVGRWSAAFAGTDLDPDAMHARLEKLVAKVEQLVKGDAPVAAASASSAASLAERLRTALANNAMGVRPDESRWRAARKTVEQAEEAWRRLALVPSDETRALAARFAAACARVMEHVKLHVRPTEDFDEGRGGRGRRERHAGGGRPGRQRSARNQGPGAPGGAGRPTEAKSR